A region from the Nostoc sp. HK-01 genome encodes:
- a CDS encoding filamentous hemagglutinin-like protein translates to MKLTFVGFYFLGAICISAIYNNCVQAQVIPDNTLNTAVSGSSNYTIINGTRVGNNLFHSFSQFSIPTGDSVLFNNSTTVENIFTRVTGGSVSNIDGTISANGSANLFLLNPAGILFGANAKLNIGGSFVGTSANSIVFADRLKFSATDTTSPALLTMSAPVGLQLGSNPGAITVQGAGHNANFSASSSISGLNLGTRGLQLQSGKTLALVGGNIALNGGLLSAPGGQIELGSVSNANVVLNSTSQGFTLSYPNTASFGNITLTQRALASTRDLSRGNGGSVNIQGKQVSIRDGSLVLVQNRSNQAAGNIVVNATESLDIIGKSPNFASSSSLVNDTVSSAAAGHIIVNTPKLNIDQGGYIINRTFSAASGGKIIINSDAVDVNGFALGDPSPFRAVSQILTASFGKGKGGDISITTQDLSISAGANIAARPYSSGKGGDVNITADTILVTGEGTPKGSYFSLLSAATFGVGDAGNLDIKTRKLSVQAGGRVSASSIILGNAGSLTINASESIDVSGMKPGETPSYIGSAVLPVGAFSKISRANAGNTTINAPLVTVSDGATIFVQNTGSGTAGNLQINANTLTLKNGGNLLASTKAGEGGNINLQLRDLLLMRYGGFVSAEADGSGNGGNISINAPVIVGLENSDIIANAVQGKGGNIIITTQGIIGLQFRDTLTPREDLTNDITASSAFNVNGTVEINNIGVDPNSGLVKLPANVTDPSQQIASGCSANPSSSFVATGRGGIPQNPTQEIRSDRAWSDVRDISAFNKTQQVQAQTPKSPETLVQATSWHRNTQGKIELIAAKSSTNVQPSLSCAAVPKS, encoded by the coding sequence ATGAAATTAACTTTTGTTGGGTTTTACTTTCTCGGTGCAATCTGCATATCTGCAATTTACAACAATTGTGTTCAGGCGCAAGTAATACCTGACAACACTCTTAATACTGCTGTGAGTGGTAGTAGTAATTACACCATCATCAACGGCACTCGTGTCGGCAATAATTTATTTCATAGCTTTAGCCAATTCTCTATACCTACAGGCGATTCTGTTCTGTTTAATAATTCCACTACCGTAGAAAACATCTTCACCCGTGTCACAGGTGGGAGTGTGTCGAATATCGATGGCACAATCAGCGCCAACGGTAGTGCTAATTTATTCTTGCTGAATCCTGCGGGGATTTTGTTTGGAGCTAATGCTAAATTGAATATTGGGGGTTCTTTTGTTGGTACTAGTGCAAATAGCATAGTATTTGCAGACAGGTTAAAGTTTAGCGCCACCGATACTACATCGCCAGCCTTATTAACAATGAGCGCCCCTGTAGGTTTGCAACTTGGTAGCAATCCAGGCGCGATTACCGTTCAAGGAGCCGGACACAATGCTAACTTCAGTGCATCGTCATCAATATCTGGACTCAACCTCGGTACAAGAGGATTACAGCTACAATCTGGCAAAACCTTAGCATTAGTGGGTGGGAATATTGCCTTAAATGGAGGCTTACTCTCGGCACCAGGAGGACAAATAGAACTAGGTAGCGTCAGTAACGCCAATGTTGTTCTCAATTCCACTTCTCAAGGCTTTACCCTGAGTTATCCCAATACAGCAAGTTTCGGCAATATTACCCTCACCCAACGAGCTTTAGCATCTACACGCGATCTCAGTCGAGGAAATGGCGGATCTGTCAATATTCAAGGCAAGCAAGTAAGTATCCGCGATGGTTCTTTGGTATTAGTCCAAAATCGGAGTAATCAAGCTGCTGGTAATATTGTTGTTAATGCTACAGAATCATTGGATATTATCGGTAAGTCACCTAATTTTGCGAGTTCTAGCAGTTTAGTCAATGACACAGTATCTTCTGCCGCAGCAGGGCATATCATCGTCAATACCCCAAAGTTAAATATTGATCAAGGTGGTTACATCATCAACCGCACATTTAGTGCCGCCTCTGGGGGCAAAATTATCATCAATAGTGATGCAGTGGATGTCAATGGTTTTGCATTAGGCGATCCTTCACCTTTTCGAGCCGTTAGTCAAATATTAACCGCTTCTTTTGGTAAGGGAAAGGGCGGAGATATTTCCATTACCACGCAAGATTTATCTATTTCAGCGGGAGCCAATATAGCCGCTAGACCTTATTCTTCAGGTAAGGGCGGCGATGTGAATATCACAGCAGATACAATTCTGGTGACAGGTGAAGGAACTCCAAAAGGTAGTTATTTTAGTTTACTTTCTGCTGCAACATTCGGGGTTGGCGATGCCGGGAATTTGGACATTAAAACCCGTAAGCTATCGGTTCAAGCTGGTGGTAGAGTATCGGCTTCGAGCATAATTCTCGGAAATGCAGGTTCACTGACTATCAACGCGTCAGAATCGATTGATGTGAGTGGGATGAAACCTGGAGAAACCCCCAGTTATATTGGTAGTGCTGTTCTACCTGTAGGCGCTTTTAGTAAAATTTCCCGCGCTAATGCAGGTAACACTACTATTAACGCCCCACTTGTTACTGTCTCTGATGGTGCGACGATTTTTGTTCAAAATACTGGCTCTGGGACAGCGGGCAATTTGCAAATTAATGCCAATACCCTCACACTCAAGAATGGTGGAAACCTTTTAGCTTCCACAAAAGCAGGCGAAGGAGGTAACATCAACTTGCAACTACGAGATTTACTACTTATGCGTTACGGTGGTTTTGTTAGCGCCGAAGCAGATGGTAGTGGCAATGGTGGCAATATTAGTATTAATGCTCCGGTGATTGTTGGGCTGGAAAATAGTGACATTATTGCCAATGCAGTACAAGGAAAGGGTGGCAATATTATCATTACAACTCAAGGTATTATTGGTCTACAATTCCGCGATACCCTGACTCCAAGAGAAGATTTGACTAATGATATTACAGCCAGTTCCGCATTTAATGTCAATGGCACGGTGGAAATTAATAACATTGGTGTTGACCCAAATTCAGGTTTAGTAAAACTACCAGCAAATGTGACTGATCCATCACAGCAAATAGCGAGTGGTTGTTCCGCTAATCCCAGTAGTAGTTTTGTCGCTACCGGACGAGGTGGGATACCACAAAATCCCACACAGGAAATTAGGAGCGATCGCGCTTGGTCTGATGTCCGCGACATCTCTGCATTCAACAAAACACAACAAGTCCAAGCCCAAACACCCAAATCACCAGAAACTCTTGTCCAAGCCACTTCTTGGCATCGTAATACCCAAGGCAAAATTGAATTAATTGCAGCTAAATCTTCTACAAATGTTCAGCCATCGTTAAGCTGTGCAGCAGTTCCCAAAAGTTAA
- a CDS encoding surface antigen variable number, whose protein sequence is MRGYLSVKTELIINYTHRHIQICQPRIIPLKPLTFSFVIAAVLCNYHQAIAQTSNPQTLPSGRIEEISVPSLPSDALPQPSDQEPLLPPVQLPGEATPTEDDSNAKFRVDRIEVVGSTVFKPEDFAPITAPFVGREVTFADLLQVKEAISKFYTDKGYVTTGALISPQTVDAGVIKIQVVEGSLQEIQIVGNRRLNSNYIRDRIRIGAGKPLNVPRLLEKLQQLRLDPRIKNISAELQTGTTPGTNILRVEVQEADTFTATVTLDNGRSPSVGSFRRGIDVQEANLLGLGDTLSVGYTNTDGSNTIAASYTLPVNAYNGALSFSVNQGWNNVIEKPFSVLDIQSNSTAYEFGFRQPLLQKPTQELAVGVSFSRQESQTKIGLDNIGGFPLSPGADDNGKTNISALRFTQEYTQRSSRQVFAARSQFSLGVDWFGANVSNEAPDSRFFSWRGQAQWVQQFAPDTLFLTRGDLQIAADTLVPLEQFGLGGQLSVRGYRQDTLLTDNGILFSSEFRFPIVRANKIQGVLQLAPFIDVGKGWNTKGNNPSSSTLVGAGLGLLWKQGNNFSARLDWGIPLISVDGAKETLQENGLYFSMQYSPF, encoded by the coding sequence ATGCGTGGGTATTTAAGTGTGAAGACAGAATTGATAATTAATTATACGCACAGACATATACAAATTTGTCAACCGCGCATAATACCACTGAAGCCTTTAACATTCAGCTTTGTTATTGCAGCAGTATTGTGCAATTATCATCAGGCGATCGCCCAAACTTCTAATCCTCAGACCTTACCATCTGGAAGGATTGAAGAGATTTCTGTTCCTTCCTTACCTTCAGATGCACTACCGCAACCATCAGACCAAGAGCCATTACTTCCACCTGTGCAGTTACCTGGTGAAGCGACACCCACAGAGGATGATTCTAATGCCAAATTCCGGGTTGATCGCATTGAAGTTGTTGGTAGTACAGTATTTAAACCAGAAGATTTTGCCCCAATTACAGCCCCTTTTGTGGGACGAGAAGTAACCTTTGCAGACTTATTACAAGTCAAAGAAGCCATCAGTAAGTTCTACACAGATAAAGGCTATGTCACTACAGGGGCTTTAATTTCACCGCAAACAGTAGATGCGGGAGTGATCAAAATTCAGGTGGTTGAAGGTAGTTTACAAGAAATCCAAATTGTCGGGAATCGGCGATTAAATAGCAACTACATTCGCGATCGCATCCGCATTGGTGCAGGAAAACCCCTAAATGTGCCACGCTTACTGGAAAAGCTGCAACAACTCCGACTCGATCCACGCATTAAAAACATCTCTGCGGAATTGCAAACTGGTACAACTCCCGGAACGAATATTTTACGTGTCGAAGTTCAAGAAGCCGACACCTTCACAGCTACAGTCACCTTAGATAATGGGCGATCGCCCAGTGTTGGTAGTTTTCGCCGGGGTATAGATGTACAAGAAGCCAATTTACTGGGTTTGGGAGATACCTTGAGTGTAGGTTATACCAATACCGATGGCAGTAATACAATCGCTGCTAGTTACACATTACCCGTTAATGCTTACAATGGCGCTTTATCCTTTAGTGTTAACCAAGGCTGGAACAACGTCATTGAAAAACCATTTAGCGTTCTCGATATTCAGTCAAATAGCACCGCTTACGAATTCGGATTTAGACAACCATTACTGCAAAAGCCAACCCAAGAATTAGCGGTGGGGGTATCCTTCTCACGTCAAGAAAGTCAAACAAAAATCGGTCTAGATAATATTGGCGGCTTTCCTTTATCGCCTGGTGCAGATGATAATGGTAAAACCAATATTTCTGCCTTGCGCTTTACCCAAGAGTATACCCAACGCAGCAGTAGACAAGTTTTTGCCGCGCGATCGCAATTCAGTTTGGGAGTCGATTGGTTTGGAGCCAATGTCAGCAACGAGGCTCCCGATAGCCGCTTTTTTAGTTGGCGGGGACAAGCACAGTGGGTACAACAATTCGCACCAGATACCCTGTTTTTAACTAGAGGCGATTTACAAATAGCCGCAGATACCCTCGTACCTTTAGAGCAATTTGGTCTGGGTGGACAGCTAAGTGTGCGGGGCTATCGCCAGGATACATTACTCACAGATAACGGTATCTTGTTTTCCTCAGAATTTCGATTTCCGATTGTGCGTGCTAACAAAATCCAAGGAGTCCTACAACTAGCACCTTTTATTGATGTTGGTAAAGGCTGGAATACCAAAGGTAACAATCCCTCTTCAAGCACATTAGTAGGTGCTGGGTTAGGGCTGTTGTGGAAACAAGGTAATAACTTCTCCGCCCGTTTGGATTGGGGAATTCCGCTGATATCAGTGGATGGTGCAAAAGAAACTCTCCAAGAAAATGGTTTGTACTTTTCTATGCAGTATTCGCCATTTTGA
- a CDS encoding ABC transporter, transmembrane region, with product MRATGPIVASEQLATQQLSTLRRFLQYLRPYRKEIPIALTLVLIGASTQAIGPFLLGWSIDHLIAKGNLPGLLLLLGLLALIYVLGISATRGQIVRVGWIMQRLLAQLRQDIFLKIQSLPLSFFDRSEAGDLMSRLLNDVNTVNQAFGQTVAQMLGNVFSLVGIVIAMLTINLQLGLLSNLVVPLMIFTTSLFSRWARARFRVTRQTIGDLSAKLEEDISSVREAQAFNRVQVNIQEFDILNAANRDANVEAVAITAAFLPSIDFLNTLATAGVLAFGGYLAVTGAATVGVVTSFLLYVQQFFRPIQILSQFYTQAQSAFAGLERIFLLLDEPAKLQDAPDAAEMPAIQGEVRFENVTFGYNPEQLVLKGVNLHASPGQMIALVGSTGSGKTTIINLILRFYDVSGGAVKIDNIDVRSVTQASLRRQIGIVLQDNILFSGTVAENIAFGAPYASQADIESAAQLANVHEFITSLPQGYATQLGERGAPLSQGQRQLISIARAVLINPRILILDEATSSIDTRTETLVQSAIARLLKNRTSFVIAHRLSTVTQADQVLVIQQGQIVEQGTHTELIEQQGVYANLYSLQLGANNS from the coding sequence ATGAGAGCTACAGGCCCGATTGTTGCATCCGAGCAACTGGCAACTCAGCAACTCTCAACCTTACGGCGCTTTTTACAATATCTGCGTCCCTATCGTAAAGAAATTCCGATTGCCTTGACATTAGTACTAATTGGTGCATCAACGCAGGCGATCGGGCCGTTCTTACTGGGTTGGTCTATTGACCATCTCATTGCCAAAGGTAATTTACCGGGGTTGTTGCTGTTGTTAGGATTACTAGCACTAATCTATGTACTGGGTATTTCGGCAACCCGTGGTCAAATTGTTCGCGTCGGCTGGATTATGCAGCGATTGTTGGCACAACTGCGACAAGATATTTTTCTGAAAATTCAGAGTTTACCACTCAGCTTTTTTGACCGCAGTGAAGCCGGCGATTTAATGAGTCGCTTATTGAATGATGTTAATACCGTAAATCAGGCATTTGGTCAAACCGTCGCCCAAATGTTGGGTAACGTTTTCAGTTTGGTGGGTATTGTTATTGCGATGCTGACAATTAATTTGCAACTCGGCTTGTTGAGCAACCTAGTTGTGCCACTGATGATTTTTACTACTAGTTTATTTTCCCGGTGGGCGAGAGCCAGATTTCGCGTTACACGCCAAACAATTGGCGACCTTTCCGCCAAGTTAGAAGAAGATATTAGCAGTGTGCGCGAAGCCCAAGCATTTAATCGTGTACAAGTCAATATTCAAGAATTCGATATTCTCAACGCTGCTAATCGAGATGCGAATGTTGAAGCGGTGGCTATTACGGCGGCCTTTTTACCGTCGATTGATTTTCTCAATACCCTCGCAACCGCAGGTGTACTAGCATTTGGTGGTTATCTCGCCGTCACCGGAGCCGCCACAGTTGGTGTCGTCACATCGTTTTTACTGTACGTCCAGCAATTTTTTCGCCCCATCCAAATTCTCAGCCAGTTTTACACCCAAGCTCAATCAGCCTTTGCCGGATTAGAGCGAATTTTTCTGCTGTTAGATGAACCAGCCAAACTCCAAGATGCGCCAGATGCAGCAGAAATGCCCGCTATTCAAGGCGAGGTGAGATTTGAGAATGTCACCTTTGGCTATAACCCAGAGCAACTGGTTCTCAAAGGAGTGAATTTACACGCTAGTCCTGGGCAAATGATTGCACTAGTAGGGTCAACAGGCTCAGGTAAGACGACTATTATTAACCTAATATTGCGTTTTTACGATGTGTCTGGTGGTGCAGTCAAAATAGATAACATTGATGTGCGGAGTGTGACGCAAGCTAGTTTGCGCCGTCAAATTGGCATTGTTTTACAAGATAATATTTTGTTCAGTGGGACTGTCGCCGAAAATATTGCCTTTGGCGCTCCTTACGCCAGCCAAGCCGATATAGAAAGTGCGGCTCAATTGGCAAATGTGCATGAGTTCATTACCTCACTACCACAAGGTTACGCCACCCAATTAGGTGAAAGAGGTGCGCCCCTGAGTCAAGGACAGCGCCAACTAATTAGTATTGCCCGTGCGGTGTTGATTAATCCACGAATTTTGATTTTAGATGAAGCAACTAGTAGTATTGATACTCGTACAGAAACACTAGTGCAGAGTGCGATCGCTCGTTTGTTAAAAAATCGCACCAGCTTTGTCATTGCTCACCGTCTCAGCACCGTGACTCAGGCTGATCAGGTGTTAGTCATTCAACAAGGACAAATAGTCGAACAAGGAACTCATACAGAACTCATAGAACAACAAGGAGTCTATGCCAATCTTTATAGCCTTCAATTAGGAGCAAATAATTCCTAG
- a CDS encoding ABC transporter-related protein — MVQRPELRQTSSMRSIQRVLESLGNYRWISLGALISVLLLTVANAVTPQLFRWGIDQGIAPRNLQIVLYSAAWMVVAAIARGLFNFGQSYLAEAASQGVAYDLRNKIFSKIQNLSFSYHDQSQTSQLLTRVTSDIELIRTFVGTSLIQVIGGLVTLVAIAVILLVMNWQLALITLSVVPISAWLMAQFIGQNNQLFGQIQQQLGNLNAVLQENLLGIRVVKAFVRESAEKSRYTTLNDGLVTANMQTIRAIRNTFPFIFLLSNLVTLAVFGYGGSQVIGNSFSIGELVAFNSYLVLIFQPILLIGFAAPAIAQAAASATRVFEVVDAAVEIRDRPHAQQFEICGGRITFENVSFRYPGATTEALKNVSFETKPKELIAVLGMTGSGKSTVMNLIPRFYDVTGGAIRIDGRDVRDFTLQSLRSHIGIVFQETTLFSGTIRENIAYAKPKATLEQVIEVAKTAQIHDFIISLPDGYETIVGERGVGLSGGQKQRIAIARTLLTDYSILILDDSTSAVDAKTAAQIQAELDNLMQQKACVTFVVAQRISTVKNADRILLIDKGLLVAQGTHEELMQTSPLYGAILESQIKQTEQIT, encoded by the coding sequence TTGGTGCAACGACCAGAACTCCGGCAAACTTCGTCGATGCGTTCAATTCAGCGGGTACTAGAGAGTTTAGGCAATTACCGCTGGATTTCATTGGGAGCTTTGATCAGTGTCTTATTATTGACAGTGGCAAATGCTGTAACTCCGCAATTATTTCGTTGGGGAATTGATCAAGGGATTGCGCCGCGAAACTTACAGATAGTGCTTTACAGTGCGGCTTGGATGGTAGTAGCGGCGATCGCCCGCGGTTTGTTTAACTTTGGTCAAAGCTATTTGGCAGAAGCCGCTTCTCAAGGTGTCGCTTATGATTTACGCAACAAAATTTTCAGCAAAATTCAAAATCTCAGTTTTAGCTATCATGACCAATCGCAAACCTCCCAATTGTTAACCCGTGTGACTAGTGACATTGAGCTAATCCGCACATTTGTCGGTACTAGCTTGATTCAGGTGATTGGGGGATTGGTGACATTGGTAGCCATTGCGGTAATCTTGCTCGTGATGAATTGGCAACTCGCTTTAATTACACTATCGGTAGTACCGATATCAGCATGGTTGATGGCACAATTCATTGGTCAGAATAACCAACTGTTTGGACAAATACAACAGCAATTGGGGAATTTAAATGCTGTTTTACAAGAGAATTTGCTAGGGATACGTGTAGTTAAAGCCTTTGTGCGGGAGTCCGCCGAAAAGTCGCGTTACACCACCTTGAACGATGGCCTCGTCACAGCAAATATGCAGACGATTCGTGCTATCCGTAATACCTTTCCTTTTATCTTTTTGCTGAGTAACTTGGTAACGCTGGCAGTGTTTGGCTATGGGGGAAGCCAGGTAATTGGCAATAGCTTTTCTATTGGGGAATTGGTGGCGTTTAATTCTTACTTAGTGTTAATTTTTCAACCTATTTTATTAATTGGTTTTGCCGCCCCAGCGATCGCCCAAGCCGCAGCCTCGGCGACACGAGTATTTGAAGTAGTAGATGCCGCAGTTGAAATCCGCGATCGCCCTCATGCCCAACAATTTGAAATTTGTGGCGGCAGAATTACCTTTGAAAACGTCTCCTTTCGCTATCCGGGAGCCACAACCGAAGCGCTGAAAAATGTTTCCTTTGAAACCAAGCCCAAAGAATTAATTGCTGTTCTGGGCATGACAGGTTCCGGCAAAAGCACAGTTATGAACTTGATTCCCCGCTTTTATGATGTAACTGGGGGAGCCATCCGTATTGACGGGCGGGATGTGCGGGATTTTACCCTGCAAAGTTTGCGATCGCATATCGGCATTGTCTTTCAAGAAACAACTTTATTCTCTGGCACTATCCGCGAAAATATCGCCTACGCCAAACCCAAAGCCACCTTAGAACAGGTAATAGAGGTAGCAAAAACTGCCCAGATTCATGATTTTATTATTAGCTTGCCCGATGGCTACGAAACAATTGTCGGTGAGCGCGGTGTTGGCTTATCTGGCGGACAAAAACAACGGATAGCGATCGCCCGTACCTTGCTCACCGATTACAGTATTCTGATTTTGGATGATAGTACCTCTGCGGTAGATGCGAAAACCGCCGCCCAGATTCAAGCTGAACTAGATAATTTAATGCAGCAAAAAGCTTGTGTCACCTTTGTAGTAGCGCAACGCATTAGTACAGTCAAAAATGCCGATCGCATTTTGTTGATAGATAAAGGTTTATTAGTAGCCCAAGGAACCCATGAAGAATTGATGCAAACCAGCCCACTTTATGGCGCAATTTTGGAATCTCAAATCAAGCAGACAGAACAAATAACGTAG
- a CDS encoding GAF sensor signal transduction histidine kinase, protein MSKASGKTSLLQKQLWQRERRAIAFLSCLNYRSGELNSYLQSIACGVSELLEVDWSVVTVCQKGFEQVLASSIDMGEGEHVYSLHGLLTGTVIEIGRPLAVEDAVKNPEYGQIPEGYYAYLGIPLRTAEGKVIGTICSFHRQQREFIKEEIQVAEVFAERAATAIDNYYLYQQQCKFNQVLESEVEKRTAELRTAQAKLVEQERLAAIGEFAAMIVHEIRNPLTTMIMGLNYFKKTILNSAAKERLSLALSEATRLENLLSEILLYAKPQVLQLGELDVNEFIQELQQLIREMPEALSHKIEFIPSPHPVKILGDKDKLKQVFINVVRNACEAVASGDVIIWEVKNSSPGQVCINVCNGGEPIPSEILSKLTQPFFSTKSAGTGLGLAITKRIVNAHGGEFSISSDAASGTTVTVQLPVVTVRK, encoded by the coding sequence ATGAGCAAAGCCAGTGGTAAAACAAGTTTGTTGCAAAAGCAACTATGGCAGCGCGAAAGACGAGCGATCGCATTTTTATCCTGTTTGAACTATCGATCTGGGGAGCTAAATAGTTACCTACAGAGTATTGCCTGTGGAGTTAGTGAATTACTAGAAGTAGATTGGTCAGTTGTGACCGTGTGCCAAAAAGGTTTTGAGCAAGTACTAGCTAGTAGTATTGATATGGGTGAGGGTGAACATGTCTATTCACTACATGGTTTACTCACTGGGACTGTAATCGAAATTGGTCGCCCCTTAGCAGTAGAAGATGCGGTAAAAAATCCTGAGTATGGGCAGATTCCCGAAGGTTACTATGCTTATTTAGGCATACCATTACGGACAGCAGAAGGAAAAGTAATTGGGACTATCTGCTCTTTTCATCGCCAGCAAAGAGAGTTTATAAAAGAAGAAATTCAAGTTGCCGAAGTATTTGCAGAACGGGCAGCTACAGCCATTGATAATTATTATCTCTACCAACAACAGTGCAAATTTAATCAAGTTTTAGAGTCTGAAGTAGAAAAACGCACTGCCGAACTGCGGACAGCCCAAGCCAAGCTGGTAGAACAAGAACGACTCGCGGCTATTGGCGAGTTTGCAGCCATGATTGTCCATGAAATTCGGAATCCCTTGACGACAATGATCATGGGATTAAACTACTTCAAAAAAACTATATTAAACTCAGCAGCTAAAGAGCGATTATCGTTAGCACTGAGCGAAGCTACACGGTTAGAAAATCTGCTGAGTGAAATTTTGCTTTATGCTAAACCCCAAGTGTTGCAACTGGGTGAATTAGATGTGAATGAGTTTATTCAGGAATTGCAGCAATTAATTAGAGAAATGCCAGAAGCACTCTCACACAAAATTGAATTTATCCCCAGTCCACATCCAGTCAAAATTTTAGGAGATAAAGATAAGCTCAAACAAGTATTTATCAATGTTGTGCGTAATGCTTGTGAAGCAGTTGCTTCAGGAGATGTGATTATTTGGGAAGTGAAAAATTCATCTCCAGGTCAAGTTTGCATCAATGTTTGTAATGGCGGTGAGCCAATTCCTTCAGAAATTCTCTCTAAACTCACTCAGCCATTCTTCTCAACAAAATCTGCTGGTACTGGACTGGGGCTGGCGATTACGAAACGCATTGTCAATGCTCATGGTGGAGAATTTTCTATTTCTTCTGATGCTGCATCAGGTACGACTGTCACAGTACAATTACCAGTGGTGACTGTGCGGAAATAG